The Hemiscyllium ocellatum isolate sHemOce1 chromosome 1, sHemOce1.pat.X.cur, whole genome shotgun sequence DNA window GGAGTTCTGTGGCATCCAGAATTCTTTAAACAAGTTGAGcaacaaataaaattaaattgttCTCACAGATAGCAAACCAGGAACGAAAGCTACAGATTATAATTaactttttaactttacaaaagaAATAGGTACTGAATACGTTAAACTTGAAAATTAGAAAATAATTTGCATGATTTTAAATgtcattatattttaaaaagctatATTTAGGGAATGACAATTCACATACCTATTTTCTCAAAGCCAAAGAGTTTGTAGCATAGTGATTACGACTTGGTACCCCGCTAGAAACTGTAACCGCTTTTTGTTAGTAGGTTTTGTTtcgtaattttaaaaaaaaacgggaATACGGCACAAAAATGGAAGTTCACGACAAATCACTGATTCTATGTCCAGTGCATCTGTGAAACCTGCGCCAATGCTCCTTGTGCAGGAGAGGGTATCTTTGCTACCAACTTCTGGATTCCattattcaaatacacatccgaTGAAGCCAGAAGTCACTGTCGGTTTTACGCAGTAATGACGGCGAACAACAATGACAGTTTCACCGTCATTACGACCGCAAACTCTGGGCATAATCACGTTACTTATAGGCTGTCAGTGGTATTCAGTACTTCGATGAAAGAGATGATCCGAGTTTAAACAcattaaccaaaaaaaaatcatctagCAATGAGTGAAGGATAATCATCACTGAAATTGTAAGGTACATCTGTAATGCCATTTTGTGTAAGCTTCCTAATTTGGGCAGAATATTACATTCATGAGTGTACCGTGTACATTCCACATCAGTTGCAGGGTTTTTTTGTATTCCTCTGCAACAGCTGTTTCTGGCTCAGCCGAATTTTATCTATGCGGCTCTAAAACCAACAATAGTAATTTTTGTTACATTTCTCTATCTTTCAACAAAAACAACGCGTGCAAGATGTTGTTGGTGTAATAAACGCTGTCCGTTTGCTGCTTCATTAAAGCCCTGTTTTATGCCCACCCCTTTCAATCTGCCCATGTTTGACATACCACTGGGAAGTCTGAACGATCATGAGTGGCTTACGACATTCTGTCAACACTCAGCACGTCTGCCCGCTCTCGCAGTGCAGCGCTCTGTTAAAGGGAGGCAAGCCAGGCTTCGTGATCCGTCTTGCCCTTAACCTCACCTAAAACAAGCGGGGAAAGTGGACCGGCGGCTGCGGCTCGGTGGCCAGTCAAAAGGACGCCATACCGTTCCTCCCAATCGATGAAAGGTCGTGTTTGGTCATTTCAAATCATGGGACGGTGATCCCGACAAACCGAGCTGAACGGTTCACTGGCAAATGGAGAAGATGCAAAAttaaccgagagagagagagagtttggaaAAGGTTTCCGAGAAACTGCAGCTTCAAGAAGAGAGGGCAGAGGATTTCTTTATTTTCCCACCCTCGTGTTGTATGTTAAACAGCAGCACTGTTGTATTAAAATTAAAACCGCGAAACTTGCCAGTGTGGACAAGGGAACTGAACATCGACTTGGGGAGTCCTACACTTCTCTATCGAGGAACCTCAGACCGAGGTACTGTGAATCACAGCTAGTGGGGAATAAACTCAAGAGGCCGGGGAACTGGATTCATCCACACTGGGTTATGTATTGTGATTTACAGTATATAGCTCGTGtgaacacacacacgcatacacacaaaaAAACGGGTGACTGAATGGAGCCCGTCACTGGGCGGAAAACGATGGGTAAGGTTATTTTGTTTGAATCATTTCATTAAAGCAAATCTCGTGTCTCCTTGCAGCCTGTACAATGAAACGAATCAATTAattgatgctcagattttctattttttttctctctctcccctctcttacAAACTCCCTCAATCTTCCAGTCTGGATACCACTGGGGCAGGAGATCCACCTGCCCGAGTCAGAAAGAAAAAACAGTCAGcttcaaacaaaaaacaaaatgatgtaaaaaaaagtttggaGATTCGGAAGATTTATCCGTATAAATTCaacaaaaaaggagagagagacgggagggtggggggaaaaaGAAAACCGACTCCAACCAGGGATTGGAGGTCTGAACTCTTGCTTCATGGATTTCCTCCTTGTGGCTCTTAGTCTCCAGTGGCTGCTGCAGAAGCCTTCAGTGTGGCTGGCGTGTGTCCTCGGcttgttgttggaaatgctcccCGGCGCTGAGAGTGTGTGCGCCAGTCAGTGCCGTTGCGACGGGAAGCTGCTGTATTGCGAGTCGCAGAGCCTGGGCGAGATGCCGCGGAACCTGTCGGGGCTGCAGGGTCTGTCGCTGCGCTACAACAGCCTGTCGGAGCTGCGCGCCGATCAGTTCGCCGGCGTGCTGCAGCTCACTTGGCTCTACCTCGACCACAATCACATTTACTCGGTGGACGGCGCCGCGTTCCGCGGGCTGCGGCGCCTCAAGGAGCTGGTACTCAGCTCCAACAAGATCACCCAGCTGCCCAACTCCACTTTCCGGCCCATGCCCAACCTGCGCCACGTGCAGCTTTCCTACAACAACCTGCAGTCCCTGGAGCCGGACCTTTTCCACGGCCTGCGCAAGCTGCAAACGCTGCACCTGCGCTCCAACGCACTCAAGTACATTCCGGTTCGAATATTCCAGGATTGCCGGAGCCTCGAGTTTCTGGACGTAGGATATAATCAGCTACAGAGCCTTGCCCGGAATGCGTTCGCGGGCTTGTTGAAACTAACTGAACTCCACCTGGAGCACAATGATTTGGTGAAAGTAAACTTTGCTCATTTCCCACGGCTCCTCTCCCTGAGAACCCTCTACATGCAGTGGAATAAAGTCAGTATTGTAGTGAATTCTTTGGAGTGGACTTGGAACCATCTAGAAAAATTAGACCTCTCTGGGAATGAGATTGAGTTTATTGAATCTTATGCCTTTGAAGTAGTGCCTAACCTCAAGATACTTCAATTGGATTCAAATCGCCTAACCACCATCGAACAAACTATTCTGGATTCTTGGAAATCCCTCACCAGCATCAGTCTTTCTGGAAACAGCTGGGAATGCAGTCGGAATATCTGTGCTTTGGCCACCTGGCTGAGCAGTTTTAAGGGTCATCATGAAGGCAGCCTGTTATGTGCCAGCCCTGTGCATACTCAGGGCGAGGAGGTTCTAGACGCTGTGCATGGTTTTCACATATGTGACGACTTGGTCACAAGCACACTGGCAATTTCAGACATGACCAGTGTGGCAGAAACAAACCAAGATATGACAGCAGTCAGAGATGCTTCCAGCATCTATGTCACGCAGGATACAACAGGAATAAAAACCACTGATTTAATCACTGCCACTAGTGAGCTTTCTCACGATCAACAGGAAAATACTATTCAGGTTCACAAAGTAATCACCGGCACCATGGCATTGCTTTTCTCCTTTCTGATAGTGGTGTTAGTGCTGTATGTCTCATGGAAATGTTTTCCTGCTGGCCTCAGGCACTTAAGGCAGTGCTTTGTGACACAGCGCCGCAAGCAGAAACAGCAACAAACTATGCATCAGATGGCTGCCATGTCCACGCAGGAATACTACGTGGACTACAAACCCAATCATATTGAAGGGGCACTGGTGATCATTAATGATTATGGATCATGTTCATGTCATCAACAACCAGCCAGAGAATGTGAAGTATAATTTTCATTCTGCCTCACTGGAAATGAAACATTACAAGTGGACATACTGCAGTTAGAGACTGACACACCTAAAAGGACCACTTTACAATACTGAGTATGAATGAATTACACAGTACTGATTCCAACAAAACCTTGCACCAGGATCTTTCAACAGTCCAAACAATATTTAAGCTTCAATGCGTCTTTAAAATCTTTCAAATCATCCTATGTTTGACTGTCATTTAAAATTTGTAAAAGGAAAAAATGTATATGTAACTCTTCTCACCAGTTTCTTATGATATTAAATCCACCTGTAAGATCTGGGAATAAGGGAGTACAAGGCTCATCAAGGATGTAAGTTAATCAATTTTGTAAACTACCCtgatttaaataaatattttaaaaaatgttatttaTATGTTATTTACAGCAGGTTTCAGAGAAGGAGGAATATCAACATatgttctatatatatatattttgtgTTAGTGAGTAAGAAAAACCCTTCAgtgtgcatttttttttcctcaattaATTGTAGCAATCAACCCTTTTTGAGCATGTAATATAAAACCTTGCATTTCCTGCAAGGTAAGCACAGTGGCAAAATTTAGATCACTCTTATTTTCCAGATTACAATAGGTTAATAATTAAAACTAAACACAAATATGTATCCATTATATTGAGCACACTCTCATCATCTTTCTCTAGGCACCAAATACTGCAGTTTCAAGCTAAAGGAGGGAAGATAGTAGGGCACGGTAATATAAAAGAAATTTGCTGCATTGTTGAATTCTGTACCTCAAAATTCAAATGTCCACACCTCTCCTGAAAAACAGAACAGCAATAGCAAATAAGCTGCTTAACAGAAATACCTGACAGGGAAAGGGAAGTGAAAGAGTAAAATTTGGATCTTCACTTTTTGTTGATAAAAGACCTAAGCTTTAGTTCATAAACCAGGTGCATTTGCTTATACAACTATATTAGTAAACGTATATTAATTATCCATACTAAACCTGTGTCaaagtttcttttaaaataatcttGGCATGTTAGTTTTAAATATAAATGTTAAAACTTTTTTTTGGACACaattaaatgaaaaaaattaaactgcattacctAAAAGAAGTCCAGTACCAAATTGCAGACATTTCTTCTCTTTAATCTCCCTTTTCATGTAGCAATTTCTCAAAATTCCATACgtgtgaaaaaaaattcaaccCCTTTGTAAACTACTTgttggaattaaaagtttaaaTCTGTGGAAGTTGTGCACTTTCTACATtcctttttagagtcatagattcatacagcatggaaacagaccctcgatCAAAATATGttcgcaaactaaactagtcccacctgtctgtacttggtccatatccctccaaacttttcctattcacgaacttatccaaatgtcttttaaattgtaACTGGACTCACTTGTGCCACTTTCTCTGCTTTTTCCTCACTATTTTGTGtttttccattttatttctaTATCTTGCAACCTCCTAATATTTTATTTCCACTTAGTTGTTTCTTGCCGTTTAATTCAAATCCTTTGGCTTCTTGTTGGCAATCTGGATTTTTTCATTCTTGCTCCAATTTTCACTAACTTCAAAATGCCAAACTGTTTTAATTTCAGGAGCCAGTCTCTTCTTCATTTCAGAGCTGAATGCATTCAAAATGATAGTAAATTCTCCAACACCTCTCTACACTGAGATATCAGTTACATTCCCAGTTCCAGTTCCTACAGTGAAATTGCAACATAACATGCCAGTGAGACAAAAAAGCACAAGAAATGTATTTCAAAATGGCTGCAATTTGATTCAAGAGTCGAAGTTGGA harbors:
- the lrrtm1 gene encoding leucine-rich repeat transmembrane neuronal protein 1; protein product: MDFLLVALSLQWLLQKPSVWLACVLGLLLEMLPGAESVCASQCRCDGKLLYCESQSLGEMPRNLSGLQGLSLRYNSLSELRADQFAGVLQLTWLYLDHNHIYSVDGAAFRGLRRLKELVLSSNKITQLPNSTFRPMPNLRHVQLSYNNLQSLEPDLFHGLRKLQTLHLRSNALKYIPVRIFQDCRSLEFLDVGYNQLQSLARNAFAGLLKLTELHLEHNDLVKVNFAHFPRLLSLRTLYMQWNKVSIVVNSLEWTWNHLEKLDLSGNEIEFIESYAFEVVPNLKILQLDSNRLTTIEQTILDSWKSLTSISLSGNSWECSRNICALATWLSSFKGHHEGSLLCASPVHTQGEEVLDAVHGFHICDDLVTSTLAISDMTSVAETNQDMTAVRDASSIYVTQDTTGIKTTDLITATSELSHDQQENTIQVHKVITGTMALLFSFLIVVLVLYVSWKCFPAGLRHLRQCFVTQRRKQKQQQTMHQMAAMSTQEYYVDYKPNHIEGALVIINDYGSCSCHQQPARECEV